A single window of Pontibacillus chungwhensis DNA harbors:
- a CDS encoding carbon starvation CstA family protein, whose translation MITFLVSIVLLIVGYLTYGKYVEKVFGVNTERQTPAYTNGDGVDYLPMGEKRNSLIQLLNIAGVGPIFGPILGALYGPVAFLWIVFGAIFAGAVHDYLTGMISIRNRGAHLPELAGKFLGKVMKHVVNAFTILLLILVGTVFVTAPADLIHNMASSWLSLPVILLAIFAYYLLATMLPIDKIIGRFYPIFGAFLVISAVGVGLSLVFTGAPIPEIELTNMHPDDAPIFPLLFLTISCGALSGFHATQTPIISRTTQKEKQGRRIFYGMMIAEGIIAMIWAAAAMSLFNGSEGLNEILANGGPAAVVSEVSVKMLGAVGGTLAVLGVIVLPITSGDTAFRSARMIIADYINVSQKKIVSRMWIAIPLFVISFALTKVDFTLLWRYFSWANQSTAVIALWVGAMYLFLSRKNYWIAAVPATFMTMATFTYILNAQIGFGLSINISYILAAIITIGVVISFSIAARKGLNKEIPLEEEWKTTA comes from the coding sequence ATGATTACATTTCTAGTGAGTATTGTTTTATTGATTGTTGGGTATTTAACTTACGGTAAATATGTAGAGAAAGTTTTTGGGGTAAACACTGAACGTCAAACACCAGCTTATACAAACGGTGATGGTGTTGACTATTTGCCGATGGGGGAGAAGAGAAATTCATTAATACAGCTACTCAACATTGCTGGTGTGGGTCCCATCTTTGGTCCTATTCTAGGAGCTTTATACGGACCGGTGGCCTTTCTTTGGATCGTATTTGGCGCCATCTTTGCTGGGGCCGTACATGACTATTTAACAGGGATGATTTCGATTCGTAACCGAGGAGCTCATTTGCCTGAACTTGCAGGGAAATTTCTCGGTAAAGTGATGAAACACGTTGTGAATGCGTTTACGATATTACTACTCATTCTGGTGGGGACGGTTTTTGTTACAGCTCCTGCTGATTTAATTCATAATATGGCAAGTAGCTGGCTTTCACTTCCTGTTATTCTACTAGCCATTTTCGCTTATTATTTACTAGCGACTATGTTGCCAATTGATAAAATCATTGGACGTTTCTACCCTATTTTTGGGGCGTTCTTAGTGATTAGTGCAGTTGGAGTAGGACTTTCCTTAGTATTTACGGGAGCTCCTATCCCAGAAATTGAGTTAACCAATATGCACCCTGATGATGCACCGATCTTTCCGCTATTATTCTTAACGATTTCTTGTGGTGCTCTATCAGGTTTCCATGCTACTCAAACACCGATTATTTCTCGTACCACACAGAAGGAGAAGCAAGGTCGACGTATTTTCTACGGTATGATGATTGCTGAGGGGATTATTGCCATGATCTGGGCTGCTGCAGCTATGAGTCTATTTAACGGTTCGGAAGGACTAAATGAGATTCTTGCTAATGGTGGACCAGCAGCTGTGGTAAGCGAAGTGTCTGTTAAAATGCTTGGGGCTGTAGGAGGTACGTTAGCTGTACTTGGTGTGATTGTGCTTCCGATCACGTCTGGTGATACAGCGTTCCGTAGTGCTCGTATGATTATTGCGGATTATATCAACGTTTCTCAAAAGAAAATTGTAAGCAGAATGTGGATTGCTATTCCTTTATTTGTTATATCTTTTGCACTGACAAAAGTTGATTTCACCCTTCTATGGAGATACTTCTCCTGGGCGAACCAATCGACAGCGGTCATCGCGTTATGGGTAGGGGCCATGTATTTATTCTTATCTCGTAAGAATTACTGGATTGCAGCGGTTCCGGCTACCTTTATGACCATGGCGACATTCACGTATATCTTAAACGCACAGATTGGATTTGGTCTATCGATTAATATCTCTTATATTCTAGCAGCTATCATTACGATTGGGGTTGTCATCTCTTTCTCTATAGCAGCTCGTAAAGGATTGAATAAAGAAATCCCATTAGAAGAAGAATGGAAGACGACTGCTTAG